One Cydia pomonella isolate Wapato2018A chromosome 15, ilCydPomo1, whole genome shotgun sequence DNA window includes the following coding sequences:
- the LOC133525894 gene encoding uncharacterized protein LOC133525894, with protein MSVIPKGLPTVNTISKHSITVVQCNLGRGNNAFQELVQCARDKEYDIICITEPFISKNKTSVKDIDGYDLYQHSDSNYRNKACIAVRKKVGNYIGLTQFDTTNFIAAEFTLNSNRKLLISSVYIEPGEDPSRTMMHLEQYLQQYANREHIVCGDFNGWHTTWGSARNNDRGKEIHDLAINYDLISCNIGNEPTFESVSHGQIRHSIVDLTFATPRTANNILDWKVNNEIIPSSDHHGIEFKIKMDNMRTNRKKSTSTYKYQTDRTNWDNFKTKLKQNIEASTILTTDIDELDNNGLDKYIKDMTNVILKTCDATLTLKKPYQKIPWWTQELTEMKKKVISLHHRLQDLKRSKKDITNILKELHDARAEYSSKIRTTSTDHFRDFCSRQGKDDVWSVTNRLLKSTPQPQPPATLKTDNGTYTTSILDTAEKLAAKFFPVDAAADDTPHHLQIRETVVNNIVNHEPAIENNEPQFTTQEVLEIIKNMSPKRAPGIDHLTADICKHYIEYFQCPTIKEICARKQPEYRMLHTKVAQQEHIPNNGYLR; from the exons ATGTCCGTTATTCCTAAGGGCCTCCCAACAGTAAATACCATTAGTAAACACAGCATCACTGTTGTCCAATGCAATCTAGGACGGGGAAATAATGCCTTTCAAGAATTGGTACAATGTGCTAGAGACAAAGAGTATGACATCATTTGCATAACCGAACCGTTCATCAGCAAGAATAAAACATCAGTTAAGGACATAGACGGCTATGATCTGTACCAACACAGTGATTCCAATTATAGAAATAAAGCATGCATTGCTGTAAGGAAGAAGGTTGGAAATTACATCGGGCTAACTCAATTTGATACCACCAACTTCATCGCTGCCGAATTCACACTTAATAGTAACAGGAAATTACTGATCTCCTCTGTCTACATTGAGCCGGGTGAGGATCCCTCACGCACGATGATGCACCTGGAACAATATCTCCAACAGTATGCCAATAGAGAACACATCGTATGCGGGGATTTTAACGGGTGGCACACCACATGGGGATCTGCAAGAAATAACGATCGGGGTAAAGAAATACATGACCTGGCCATCAACTACGACTTGATTAGCTGTAACATAGGCAATGAGCCCACATTTGAATCAGTATCACACGGCCAAATTAGGCACTCCATAGTTGACCTCACCTTTGCTACTCCACGCACAGCAAACAATATTTTGGACTGGAAAGTTAACAATGAAATTATTCCATCTTCTGACCACCACggaattgaatttaaaatcaaaatggaCAACATGCGGACGAATAGGAAAAAATCTACATCAACATACAAATACCAGACTGATAGAACAAATTGGGACAATttcaaaactaaacttaaacaaaatattgaggctaGCACTATACTTACGACTGACATAGACGAACTTGACAATAATGGACTTGATAAGTATATAAAAGACATGACCAATGTTATTCTGAAAACTTGTGACGCAACACTCACTCTTAAAAAACCATACCAAAAGATTCCGTGGTGGACACAAGAATTGACAGAAATGAAGAAAAAGGTTATATCGCTGCATCACCGTTTACAAGACCTGAAACGGAGCAAAAAAGACATCACCAATATACTAAAAGAACTTCATGATGCAAGAGCAGAATACTCCAGCAAAATACGAACAACTTCGACAGATCATTTCAGAGATTTCTGCAGCCGCCAAGGAAAGGATGATGTTTGGTCCGTGACGAATCGCCTTTTGAAGAGCACACCGCAGCCGCAACCACCTGCAACATTAAAAACAGATAATGGTACTTACACAACATCTATCCTGGATACTGCAGAGAAGCTCGCCGCAAAGTTCTTTCCCGTAGACGCTGCTGCCGATGATACTCCACACCACCTGCAAATAAGAGAAACAGTTGTTAATAATATAGTAAACCATGAACCTGCAATAGAAAATAATGAACCGCAATTTACCACACAGGAAGTTTtagaaatcattaaaaatatgagCCCTAAAAGGGCACCAGGGATTGACCATCTTACTGCCGACATCTGCAAGCACTATATAGAAT ATTTCCAATGTCCTACCATAAAAGAAATCTGCGCGCGGAAACAACCAGAATACAGGATGCTGCATACCAAAGTTGCACAACAGGAGCACATACCAAACAATGGCTACCTACGTTAG